The Drosophila sulfurigaster albostrigata strain 15112-1811.04 chromosome 3, ASM2355843v2, whole genome shotgun sequence genomic sequence TTAGTAACTTAAACCagttaatttgatttaaattttaaaggtTATATGTTAATTCAAAGAATTCTTACACTAAGAATTTTATATGAAGGTTCTTCTTAGCAAGTATTTACTGTAGCACTTGAATTAATTAGCACATTTGGTCAGCGTCGATTtgcacacaaataaatataaatttatttttcttacaaattgttcatttatttacaggaATTTCAGCAGAAGCTCTTCCAACTCTTTGATCTGGAACGTAATGGATATTTACTACAAGATCGCTGGATCGAGCACCTGAAGGGTCGCCTCACGTAAGTACGTGGGATTGGCCAGATGAAGTTATCTGGCATCCAGTTCCCAGCCGCTTATTTGGCGTTTTTTTTAAAGAGGTGCCAAAACAATTAGCCCGATGCCAGCACAAAAAGCTGTCTCCGTACTGATTTCATTCCCAAGCACACGCAGTCTCCACTTGccttgtggttgttgttgtcgttgttgctctAGTGCTGTCCAACTGCTGCGTGCTCCAGGCGGAGGCATTCCAGCTGCGCCAAGCTGAGAGAGCTGCTACCAAGCCAGGCAGCTGGCTAGCCAACGAATGCCAGCACTGCACTTTGCACGCCAAcgggcaacgggcaacggCGATGCCATCGCCAATGGTGATGCTATCTGTGTTGTATGTTAACATATACAACAGCTAACATAGTCCGCATGCCGTTGCCTCCCCACCGCACCTCACCGCacctcctctcctctcctctgtTAGTTGTTGTCCGGGCCTGGCAGTGACTGTCACTGGCCTGCCTGTCGTAATGAAGtcattcaaatacaaatatagcGTGTCGGGCGcgggagttggagttggagtcggcaagctgcagtttgcagttgcaCTAGATGCTGtgctccagcttcagcttcagcttcagcttgttACCGGTAATGGCAATGCTAATGTTAATACCAAGctctgtttttttctcttgACTTTGACAGCGACGATCGGCAAATGGACTTTGCTGAGCAAATTGAATCTGTGGCCTATGTCATCTGCGGCGATAAGAGCCAAGTGAGCTTTAAGAACTTTCGCGATATCTGGCATACCCGAGGCGTAAGTGTCACGCCCACTTTACAAAAGTATCTCGACTTAAACACTCTATTGAAAATACTTCACAGATATTGGACAAACTCTATCGCTTGATTGACAACGATGGCACGAATCTGATATCAACCAATCAAGTTATGGAGTTCATATCGCATTTAACCAACTCCAGGTGAGTTCTATTTTCAGCCAAAGCATTGATTATATAACCGTAAATGAAGCAGGTTTCATCGGGAACATTTGATTAGAATAGCAATTGTTTTAccatgataaaaaaaaacttgatctCACTCATACTTGAAATATTCCTTTATTCAAGCGACAAACTTGTTTTCGTGGCGActcaatttttattcaatttactaAGAATCTGcgttcaaaaatgttttaattaccACAATATGAACATATACTTAGTACATTTAAAAGTTGAATACCTGCTAAAAGGGGTTGCATTATGCCTAACCCGTATTCAACTATCTTCCACTCCCTAACAATGTTACAATTTAGAATTTGGGAGGTAGAAGGCAGTtgattaatcaaatttattatattgctCCATCCATTTGAGCTAGGGTTCGCGAAATTTTTGTCAGATATGGTAACTGGGAAGTTTCTTTCTGTCTTCAAAATGAGGAAAATTCACCAACTTCCGAATTATAAAGTTAAGCATTTATGACGTGTTCCGATCTACACTAAATGGAAACtacttaatttaataagtATATCGCATTGCTCAAAATTAGAGCTTGCTAATAACTGTCAAAAGATTCAGCGCGAGAATCTCATTGAGTTTTTATCATCCGAGAGATAGATTTCGTTTGTTTTCCAGTGAAAAAATGATTGGCCTGTTGGtgattaattttaagtttttatcaGAACTATGTTGACATTTATTTCGTCTGCTTTTACAAAAAACTAAAGATTTAGTATGGACAGCTTTGTTGACACTTGATCAGCCATGTGATCCAGTTGTCAATCTCAGAAGATTAGCCTCTCGAGTGCGTCACCCTTATCTAACCTTTTTTACATACGAAActtacatatgcatatttatatattttatgacttttcTTCCACTTTTGTTCTCAAGACCCCGCACTGGCTTTGACAAGAGCTCTTTAGCTCGACTGGAGCAGCTCTTTCGCAACACTGTGGGCAATGATCAGGAAATACGACGCGAGGAGTTTCAGAAAATTGTCACCTCCAAGAATGTAGGACAATTTCtctatattttacatttcagTGAAATAATTCTTCTTTTTAGCCCTTTTTCACAGATCGCGTATTCCAAATCTTTGACAAAGATAACTCGGGTTCGATATCTCTGCAGGAGTTTATAGATGCCATACATCAGTTCTCAGGACAATCCGCTGATGATAAGATACGCTTTCTGTTCAAGGTCTACGACATAGATGGTGAGTTTTCTTTGATAGACTTAAAAAAGTTCCTTAAACATCGAAACTATTTTGCAGGCGATGGCCTTATACAGCACAAAGAGCTGCACGATGTGATACGACATTGCATTAAGGAGAATGGCATGGAGTTCTCCGAGGATCAGATTGAGGATCTAACCAGCGCCATGTTTGAAGATGCCGATCCGCATAACAGCGGCGAAATCACCTATGAAGCACTCAAGAATCAGCTGCACAAGCACGGAGGTTTGCTTGAGAATCTCAGTATTACGTAAGCAGTGTCAACTCTGCGATTAAAGATCACTTTTAAGTTTCCTCCCTTCTCTGCTACTTAGCATTGATCGCTGGCTGGTGCCCATTGCAGAGGAGGTGCCGGCGAGCAAGAAGACTGGAGGATTGTGGAATAAAATACCTCACCAGCTGACGCTGGCTTACATGAAGAACAATCAGGTGTTTGTCTCCTATCTGTTCTTCTACATTGCTGTCAATTTGTGTCTCTTTATCTCGCGTGCCATTCAATATCGCGAAAGCAACGGCTTCGTCATCATTGCCAGAGCTTGCGGTGAGTTGTTAAGACATCCCAGATTACTCAAACCATTAACCAATCATTTTGCTCTGTAGGACAATGTCTCAACTTTAATTGCGCCTGGGTTTTAGTTTTAATGTTAAGGCATTCATTGACTTATCTACGCTCGCGAGGATTATCCTCGTTTCTACCACTGGATCATCATGTCTATCTGCACAAGCTGACGGGCATCACAATCTCGGTGTTTAGCTTGGTGCACACTATAATGCATTTGTTCAATTTCTCCATTATTGTGATCAACGATCCTAAGATCAATGCTGGTCATTACACCATTACGGAATGGCTGCTCACTGATCGTCCTGGATTGTTTGGCCTCATCCCTGGCTGTGCTAATCCTACAGGCGTGGCACTCTTGACCATTTTGCTGGTTATGTTTGTTTGCTCTCAACCGTTTGTGCGACGCAAGGGCAGCTTCGAGATCTTCTACTGGACCCATCTGTTGTATGTGCCCTTCTGGATACTGACGTTGTTCCATGGCCCCAACTTCTGGAAGTGGTTTCTGCTACCGGGACTGGTGTACTTCGTGGAGCGTGTGTTGCGCTTTGTCTGGATGCGTGGCGAACATGGCAAGACGTACATTAGTTCGGGTCTGCTGCTGCCCTCCAAAGTTATCCATTTGGTCATCAAGCGGCCGTACAATTTCAACTTTCGTCCGGGCGATTATGTGTTTGTCAACATTCCAGCGATTGCCAAATACGAGTGGCATCCCTTCACCATCAGTTCGGCGCCCGAGCAAGAGGACTACATGTGGTTACACATACGCACCGTGGGCGAGTGGACAAATCGCCTGTATCGCTACTTTGAGCGTGAGCAGCAAAAGCTGCATAAAGGTGACGTCAATCAGCATATGCACGCGATTCCCACGCCCAGTTTTATGCTGCTGAATGAGACACGTAATCCCGCCATGGCCGACAAGACGCGGCTTTCGCAAACGCAAACGACAACGCCGCAAACGGATTTCCTGGCACGCAACATGGCCAGCATCACTTTAAATGCACCCACGCCACCTCAGCGTCCACCGCGGCAACATCGCAAGCTGGCGGCAAGTCCTCCAGAGGCTGCAAACACCACGGGAGTCAATCGTATACGCAGCATTAAGAAGTCACTCCAGCGCACCTTCTCTCGCAAGGAGACGGCTGAACCAAAGCCAAAACCCAACCAGGTTACTGGTATTTCGAATGGTGCTTTCGTTGGGGATGCCGGCGAGCGGGAAGATCTAAGCATGAAGCAACGGCCGCTGGAGAAGAGCATCTCTTTGCCCGACATTAGCATGAAGAGCAAGAAGCGAAGTCGACTCAAGGCGTAAGTAGAGGGGAATAGAAAgaactttttatacccgctacccatagggttgaagggtattataactttgtgccggcaggaaatgtatgtaacaggtagaaggaggcatctccgaccctattatttagtatttatattctttatcagcatcaacagccgacacgatctagccatgtccgtctgtgtgtctgtccttccgtccgtatgaaacactggatctcagagactataagagatagagctatcagagctatcattttttttcgacagcatcaaaaaaaatcgaataacaagcgtaattttaaagctagagttttggtatatataataattactatagtagttattatatagtagttaatttggttgcgatcagataaaaattgtggaagttattaaagaaatacttttgtatgggcaaaaacgcctacttactagggctcttggttgctttggccgacaacaTGGTACATTTATATGTACTACCATGGTACGTGgtacatatggtatattttgaatggtgtactatttcgatataccaaacataccatttggcatatttttagtattttcggtagattttgaaaataataccgcagtattttgcctttattaaaaattgatagcgggtatctcacagtcgagcacactcgactctaactttcttacttgtttgataTGAGGATGCTTTACAATTTTAGTTGAATTCTATTATGTTAGCTGCATTTGCAGGTATCTCACACTAAATCGCAGATTTATCAAGCAAAGGGTGTTTTACAGTCAAAACTCAGAGTAaactttcttattttaattggACTTACAATAATGGATTGAAATAAGCACACTTTACTGTACATCCAATCTTCTAATctgttttatttggtatagATAATAAATTACACATTTATCAAGAAATGAAAGGGTCTCTCAAAGTCAATACTTTCGAGTaaactttcttacttttgtGTTAACTACAATATTAACCTTAATTGTATGATAAGCAAATCGTCGTCAAGCCCACTCCCCTCTaactttatttctattttaccCCTTTCATGGCTTCTTTGCAGCCTGCGCGCCTTGGGACGCTCAGAATCGGAGCGCGCCTTTGATGACAAGCGCATGCTACGCGCTCGGCACAACAGCGTGGGCTTGGCCTACCTTAGTCCGCAGAACAAGTCGTTGGCGCAGAGTTTCCGCTACATGCGCAACAAGCCCACAATCATTGCATTCAAGACGCCCAGCGTAGAGCAATGTGATCTCCAATTGGCGACCACAGGGGAAACCAACGGCGAGCACGGCATGGCAGAGCAAGGACGTGTCTCACGGGCAGAGAGTGCGTCAGACAACAAGTTGCAGTTGACACGACTTAGCGTATCCACGGATGACAGGCCGTTGGAGGTGAGTGTCTGCTGCCTTAAGCAAGCTAAACTAACTTAATTTAAGATTAAGTCCTAATGATAATCCCCTACCCTCCTACCACCTCTAAGGATAACACTCACATGGGCGCGGGTTGCAGAAAGTCACGCTTGCGTCGTCCCACATTTCTGCGCACGTTGTCCACATCCATAACAAATCGGTCCAACATGGGCAACGGTGGCATTGGCAGTTCCACAACTAACAGCGGTAGCAAGGTCACACTCGATGCGGGCGTCATGGAGGTTTGGGTCAcaacacatacagacacacacacacaccacacatacacatatgcataATGCTAATATTTTGTGCTTCCAGATCTTTATTGATGGCCCATATGGTGCACCATCGAGCCACATCTTTGGTGCTCAGCATGCGGTGCTCATTGGCACAGGAATTGGCGTGACGCCTTTTGCATCCATACTGCAGTCGATTATGCATCGCTACTGGAAGGCGCGGCACAGTTGTCCACGCTGTCAGTTCGAGTGGGCGAGCGAGATACCCAAGTCTGTGATGAATCTGCGCAAGGTGGACTTTTTCTGGATCAATCGGGATCAACGCTCGTTCGAGTGGTTTGTCAATCTGCTGTCGCAGCTGGAGATCGAGCAGGCTGAGTTAGGTGGCGCCATGGAGCGGTAATTACACACGaaactttttacttttactgtTCTCTCAAGTTATCCTTTCTCTTTAGATTCCTGGACATGCACATGTACATTACAAGCGCGTTGCAGCGCACGGACATGAAGGCGGTGGGTCTGCAACTTGCGCTGGATCTGCTGCACGAGAAGGTATTATAGAAGAACCACTTCGAACTGCCAAGAGTTGACTATATCTTCTCTATTCCCTTAGGGTAAACGAGATCTGATCACTGGACTCAAGACACGCACGAATGCAGGACGACCCAACTGGGACAAGGTGTTCAAGCAGCTGCAGGCACAGCAGAAGGGCAAGGTTACGGTCTTCTATTGCGGACCGCCTCAGCTGGCGAAGACGCTGCGCGTCAAATGCGATCAGTATGGATTCGCTTTTCGTAAGGAGTGCTTTTGAGATTAGAATCCTTTGCATTCACAATGTTTAtctcatgtttttttttgggtttggtATCTCGTTTTCCCAATCTAAGTAGTACCATAGTATATccacttatatatatatatatatatgctgtaTTTATTTGTCCTGTGTCTCGTATTTGTCTGTGTCTTTTGTATTGTCCACCAACTTGTAAATATCTTATATATCACTATAAAGTAGAAAACAcatgattaattaattaataataataaaatgttgttacTCAATGTGTGTTTTGTCCCTCTGCGCTCCCCCTCCCCAACAAACAAACCCACACAACCAAAATTAATGCACCCTTTTCCAGGTGGATCGGAGTTCTACATCTAAGCGTCTGCCATGGCCGGAGACGCCACGTCTTTATTCTGCACTtgtcaacaaaaattaaaaattcaaaaacaaatcttcacacactcacacttaaaTCAGTTAATAAATGATTTAGTTCAATGCCTTGACCAGGTGCTGAAATTGATGTCACTTGGTCGAGACTTGCGCTCAATGGTGATAGTTTCGTCGTCAATTTTGTCCACGTTGTAGAACTCACGCAGCTCGGCAATGGCCGTCTCCTCAATTTGAGTTTGGACTAGAGATTTGTTGCGCATGCGCTCGTAGCTCTCGCGCTGCCTACGCTCATCGGCTAGAATCTTGGAGAAGCTATTGCTCTGATCTGCTGACACTGTTGCAGGCGTCGCCTGTCCACGCATCATATTCGCAAACGAGGTGGGATCTGCGCTGCTGCCCGTGGCAGCTGACGAGTTAAATGCTGGCTCTGGGTAGGTGGCAGGCGAGTTGCTAGAGATGCCCCAAGCATTGGGCACCACCACGGGGGTTGTGTTCAACTCCAACGTTGCTGAGCTGCTGGCGCGCCAACTCTGCGACTCAGAGGATAAGCGCTTGCGCTGCTTTTGCGACAACTTCTGGGACTGTGGCATCAGTGTGCTGAGATCCAAGTTGTAGCTCTTGCTTATGGGTGTGCTGGCCTCCGTTGGACTATCGGGCATTGGTGGCGTTTGTTCCTTTACTGGCGTCCGTTCCGTAAAGCTGCGAGGCGACATAACAACTAGTTCTGGGCTTGGCTGATCCTCTTGCTTCAGGACATTGTTCACCTTGAGTGCCGTCTCTGCCAGCTTGCGTTTTTGTTCCTTTTTATCCACGACACGCGACCAGTTCTTCACCTCGGTTGGCGAGCTGACCTGCGCTGCAGTCTTTTCATCAGCTGGCGATGCAGCGGATTCGCTGATGCTCAACGAACGCATCATGGTAGAGATCGCCTGCTTTTCATAGTGATGTGCATCCTGCTTGTTGTGGTCCTTTTGCTTGTGCCGTGCAGCTTCCTTCAGCTTTCCGTCCTGCATAATAGAAAATACTCTTTTAGCTGGGGTTCAGTTAAAGACAAATTTCAGCAAACTCACCGCACTCATGCGATAGTCCAAATCGACCTCGCAACCATCGACAAAGCTGAGCAACAGCTCATCTTCTATAGCCTCTGAGAAGGGTGTAATTTGACGATAGTCAAACACTGTCTTGAACATCTTTTGGTAATGAGTATTGAGCAGATGCAGCGTGCTTGCATCGCATTGCTCGATGCTGCGATAGGTCAGCACGCGTGCGAGGTTTTGGCAGATGAAGTCAAGACAGCCTTGCTGCAAGAGCTTGCAATTGTACATTGCAGCAAAGTCCAACATTTCGCCGCACTTGCGAATGCTAATCTTGTCTAGAATTAACGATTCACACACATTCTGCAGCGATTCAATAAAATACTGATCGCATAACGTTATCATATTGTAAAGAAACGTTTCCGAATAGTTTTGCTTGCAAAATGCCTCCGTATCCAAACTGTATAGATAATCGAGTATGGGCTCCAAATACTCCAAGGGAACGCTTTCAAAGTTAACAGTCGTGCGCTCTGCCCAGGAGTGCATGAACATCATCTCGAAGTACTCGAGTCGTGCCACCAAAACGCATTTGTGCGCCTCCAGTACTTCGCCCTCTTCACAAACGATGCGCACATCATAGAGCTCTGGGAAATCCGTGCGATGCATTCGACTAAATCGCTGTCTGTTGGGTAGTGGAAACTGCTGTTCCGATATGTAACTGCAAGCAAAAGGAATCACAATTATTCGAGGTCATCTAAATAGTCTAACAAAGCTTACCTCTGCACATATTTGGCAAGTTCTTGAAGCTGAAACTTGACTAAATGTGCGAGAAACATTTCACACACTCGACTGCGCTTTTGTGGCTTGTTCGGACCCAGACTCTGCTGTATGCAGTCGATATCTAAAGAAAGCAGGTTATTATAAAGTGTTACCAATCGTATTCAACTCCCTTACCATCCTCCGTTGGCCAGTAGTTGCTGTAGATGTGCTTCAGCACTAGTTCAAACATTTTCCCCGTCAAATTGTCAAAGTTCAAATAGACATTTTTATCCAGATAGCAACGTATCAATTCACGCAGTCCTGGTGCCCGGCTAAAGATGATAAACTTGTGCGCGGCAAAGCGTTCGCCATCCACATGCAGCACAACATCATGCACCGCATCCGAATCGCAGGTGTCGTGATAGAGCTTTTTGAAATGATGCTCACGTCGGGGCAGCGCTGGCTTGCGGAAGTACTTCATGTGCGACTCTTGGAGCACAGCAAATGAGGAGAAACTCTCATCGCAAACAATGTCTACAGCACGATCAATGTTTGGCACACGCTGCAAATCGATTCGCACATAGTGTTCCCTAGAGATTTCCGTGCGATTCTGATCGTTATTCTGCCAGATGTCCATGTTGTGCTTGGGCTTCTCTTGACTGCCAGCGGGAAAGGCAAGCTGATTGCATTTGCCTCGATAAACGCAGCCATCGGAGAGTATTAAAACTTGATTGCACTTATATAGGATCTTCTTCACCTGCGGCAAGCGAATCGGAGAGAAATTGCAGCTgtaaagcaaatacaaattccaattagaataataatttgtagaaaaaccaacaacaaaaggcagcTTAAACAATATTTGCCGTAGTTAATTGCACAGCAGTGGACTGCAGCTGGACTTACTTGTAGAACTGTTGCGTATTCTCGTACCAGAGGAACACTACATTCGTCTCCGTCAACATTAAGAGTTTGAGCGCTGCAGCGGAGCCCTTAGTGGAGTTCTTAATGTTGCCACCCATCACCGCAATGCTCTTGAGATCTTCGTAGCTAAAAAAAACAGATAGTAGCTCGGTTAGGGATAGATAAgatatttgttattcaaaacTCTCACTTGGGCGTCTTTATTGTTCTTGTCTTGTCCGCGTAGAACAAGAAGATTAGCTTCTCCGTTGTGTAGACCACAGTGGCTGCATTGTTGGCCTCCACAAAGTTAATGGACGTTCGATCCGGCAGCTTCATCTACAATTTAATTGGATATTTAGTCAGGTACTTAATTCTGGTGTATTCTACGTGCCAATGTTGGTGCTTGTATCGTCTTTGTCTGCGAACTGATGCCAAACTGCCCCTGATTGGCGCCCCAAACATAAATGCACTTGGCGCTGTAGGCAATAGAATGATGATCACAGGCTATGACACGTAGCAAATCGCTGGCACCTTTGTCACGTAGAGAAACAACTTCCTTGAACGTGGCCAGACTTTCACCAGCGTCACGCACG encodes the following:
- the LOC133840826 gene encoding NADPH oxidase 5 isoform X2, which encodes MDNDSHTQDNHRGSVSSNKSLEIPVTPSRSPKKVSFSDELPSSSSSYTPSSNPAGQPEEPSGVSQVLQQAVQYLERMHGTHDYTQSKEEVFEQLTPAAVLDLDAVSVKMESPRLSATSPSILIAEPANGNGNASDANGGYGKQEMLAYEPQSNLYMERYKLNLDKNCSSMELEARREKQRWLLISECSARFGEGKHTREAFRKLFLDEEFQQKLFQLFDLERNGYLLQDRWIEHLKGRLTDDRQMDFAEQIESVAYVICGDKSQVSFKNFRDIWHTRGILDKLYRLIDNDGTNLISTNQVMEFISHLTNSRPRTGFDKSSLARLEQLFRNTVGNDQEIRREEFQKIVTSKNPFFTDRVFQIFDKDNSGSISLQEFIDAIHQFSGQSADDKIRFLFKVYDIDGDGLIQHKELHDVIRHCIKENGMEFSEDQIEDLTSAMFEDADPHNSGEITYEALKNQLHKHGGLLENLSITIDRWLVPIAEEVPASKKTGGLWNKIPHQLTLAYMKNNQVFVSYLFFYIAVNLCLFISRAIQYRESNGFVIIARACGQCLNFNCAWVLVLMLRHSLTYLRSRGLSSFLPLDHHVYLHKLTGITISVFSLVHTIMHLFNFSIIVINDPKINAGHYTITEWLLTDRPGLFGLIPGCANPTGVALLTILLVMFVCSQPFVRRKGSFEIFYWTHLLYVPFWILTLFHGPNFWKWFLLPGLVYFVERVLRFVWMRGEHGKTYISSGLLLPSKVIHLVIKRPYNFNFRPGDYVFVNIPAIAKYEWHPFTISSAPEQEDYMWLHIRTVGEWTNRLYRYFEREQQKLHKGDVNQHMHAIPTPSFMLLNETRNPAMADKTRLSQTQTTTPQTDFLARNMASITLNAPTPPQRPPRQHRKLAASPPEAANTTGVNRIRSIKKSLQRTFSRKETAEPKPKPNQVTGISNGAFVGDAGEREDLSMKQRPLEKSISLPDISMKSKKRSRLKALRALGRSESERAFDDKRMLRARHNSVGLAYLSPQNKSLAQSFRYMRNKPTIIAFKTPSVEQCDLQLATTGETNGEHGMAEQGRVSRAESASDNKLQLTRLSVSTDDRPLEDNTHMGAGCRKSRLRRPTFLRTLSTSITNRSNMGNGGIGSSTTNSGSKVTLDAGVMEIFIDGPYGAPSSHIFGAQHAVLIGTGIGVTPFASILQSIMHRYWKARHSCPRCQFEWASEIPKSVMNLRKVDFFWINRDQRSFEWFVNLLSQLEIEQAELGGAMERFLDMHMYITSALQRTDMKAVGLQLALDLLHEKGKRDLITGLKTRTNAGRPNWDKVFKQLQAQQKGKVTVFYCGPPQLAKTLRVKCDQYGFAFRKECF